CGGATTTGTTTTTTAAATATCTTTTTGGTGTCAATGATTAATTGTCACTAAAATTAGTATTAATAATCTATTATGTCTCTTTGTGGAGAGATATTTTCACGAATAATCCGGGCAGAAAAAACCGTCACAAAAAATATATAATATATTTTTAGCTATATTACTATAATTTTTGGGAACATTGCTTTTTATTCAGCGTTTCATTATTATAGGTGTTATAATTATTCTCATCATTCGAAAGGAAAACCAATGAGATCTTCTTTTGCTGTACCGGTTGTATTTATTGCTTCCGCATTTTTCTTCGCATGCGGCAGCGGAAACAAAACTCCCGAAGCCGACCAGAATACGGCCCCGAAACCGCTTCAGCTCGCCCAGAACACCACGGCAGAACAGCAAGCGCAGGTCGATTTTACATGGTTTACCGACTGGGACAAGGGAATCGAGGAGGCTAAAAAAACAAAGAAGCCGGTGGTCGTCGATTTTTATGCCGACTGGTGCGTTTACTGCAAGAAAATGGACAAGGAAACCTTTTCCGCTCCCGAGATCAAAAAACGCCTTGCCGATGGATGGATCGGCATCAGGCTCAATGCCGAAAAAGGCGATTTGAGCGGTACATATGACGGTAAAACCATGACCTACCCGCAGCTTACACAATATTTTGGCGTGACCGGTTTTCCATCATTCCTGTTCATTGATAAAGAACTGAAGCCGATGCGGCCTGTCCCGGGTTTCATCGAAAAAGACACGTTCGGTCCGATGCTCGATTTTATCAAAGACGAAGTATATAAAAAGAATGTCTCGTTCCAGGACTATATGAAATCCAGAAAGTAAGCGGGGACGATATGTCAGCGCTCAACAGCAAACGGACTGTACAGATTTCACTTCTCGTGCTTTCGGTTGTACTCATAGCAGCCGGTGTCATGCGTGAAGAAGTGTTCGATGTTATTTCAAATGCCACCATACTCTGTTTTTCATGCATAGGATTGAAATAGACCGACATGGTTTTGGGCAGAATCAAAAGATTATGGTGGCAGATAACCGGCGCAGTACTCTTTAATTTTCCCTTTGTCGGGCATCTGACGCTGCCATGGCTTCCGGTACCGGTGCTCAACTGCTATTCATGCCCGCTCGCGCAGGGCGCCTGCCCGATAGGAACCATACAGCATTTCTTCGTTATCGGTGTCCTGCCGTTCTTTGCAGTGGGTGTTGTAGCGATCTTCGGTGTCACCGCCGGGCGGTTTTACTGCAGCCACCTCTGCCCGTTCGGATTCCTCCAGGATTTGCTGGGAAGGTTATCACGGTTCAAGGCAAGGATGCCCCGGTTCGTCGGGTACGGTAAATATGCCGTTCTCATAATCATGGTTATTATTCTGCCGCCACTCGTTAAAGAACCCTTCTTCTGTACACTCTGCCCCGCAGGGAGCCTTGAAGCGGGAATACCCATCGTGACCGGCGCATGGCTCGATTCGCGGTCGGCAGACGCGGGAATCTTCGGAGGTTCGAGCGGGATTCTTGCAATGATCGGCTGGTGGTTCTGGTTTAAAATCGGTATTCTCGTGTTGATTCTGGCCGTCGCGGTATTCATCAAACGGCCGTTCTGCCGTGCCTTCTGCCCGCTCGGGGCGCTGTTCGGCCTGTTCAACCGCATTTCCCTGTTCTTCAGGCATCCGGGGGCTCTTCACGGTGACCGTCCCCACTACAATCTCAGGACATGCCCTGTCCACATCACCGATCCCCGCGATGTCGATTCACACAACTGCATCAAATGCCGTGAATGCTATACACATCCTGCCCACACTGATTGATCTTTCGCCGTTGTGTTGATTGTTTATCTCTCCGGCGGTATACATTACATGAACCGTAGTGCTTGTATCCCTGTTCCCGACTGATTGAATCGTTCATAATTCACCGATTATACTTCACAAAATGCCTTGACATGGTTTGTCTCAAACGGGATATTTCCGGTATGAACAGCGAAAAACCAACACTTGCACAAATCGGTGAACTTGAGTTTATTAACCGTATCAGAAGCATGATGCCCATCGAGGGAGGGACAATCATCCGTTCCGCTGGTGATGACTGTCTCGTGACGGAATTTCCCGGCGAAAGGCTGATGCTCTCAACCACCGACACATTTGTCGATAGCGTTCATTTCAATCCGGCCTGGTCGGATTATCACGACATCGGGTGCCGGTGCATGGCGGCTTCCGTTAGCGATATTGCGGCAATGTCGGGGATACCGCTCTATACGCTCGTTTCGCTGTCGATGCCGCCGGGGCTGTTCCTCGACGATGCGGTAAGTCTTTTTGCAGGGTTGAGTAAGACGGGTATCGGTTACAGCTGTCCGGTCTGCGGCGGTGAAACAACCTCGACTCCGGGTCCGCTCACTATCACGGTTACTGTTATCGGAGCGGTGGAGCCGGAACGCATGGTTACCCGCTCCGGTGCTCAGGCAGGCGACGCCGTATATGTCACCGGCTTCCTCGGCGATGCCATGGGAGGGCTCCTGGCATTTCAGCACGGCGAGGAAGGCTGCGACTCATTAAAGAAGAAATTCGTAATCCCGGAAGCGAGGGTTGCGTTATCGAGGAGTCTGACCGGAAC
This genomic window from bacterium contains:
- a CDS encoding thioredoxin fold domain-containing protein; the encoded protein is MRSSFAVPVVFIASAFFFACGSGNKTPEADQNTAPKPLQLAQNTTAEQQAQVDFTWFTDWDKGIEEAKKTKKPVVVDFYADWCVYCKKMDKETFSAPEIKKRLADGWIGIRLNAEKGDLSGTYDGKTMTYPQLTQYFGVTGFPSFLFIDKELKPMRPVPGFIEKDTFGPMLDFIKDEVYKKNVSFQDYMKSRK
- a CDS encoding 4Fe-4S binding protein, which translates into the protein MVLGRIKRLWWQITGAVLFNFPFVGHLTLPWLPVPVLNCYSCPLAQGACPIGTIQHFFVIGVLPFFAVGVVAIFGVTAGRFYCSHLCPFGFLQDLLGRLSRFKARMPRFVGYGKYAVLIIMVIILPPLVKEPFFCTLCPAGSLEAGIPIVTGAWLDSRSADAGIFGGSSGILAMIGWWFWFKIGILVLILAVAVFIKRPFCRAFCPLGALFGLFNRISLFFRHPGALHGDRPHYNLRTCPVHITDPRDVDSHNCIKCRECYTHPAHTD
- the thiL gene encoding thiamine-phosphate kinase, with the protein product MNSEKPTLAQIGELEFINRIRSMMPIEGGTIIRSAGDDCLVTEFPGERLMLSTTDTFVDSVHFNPAWSDYHDIGCRCMAASVSDIAAMSGIPLYTLVSLSMPPGLFLDDAVSLFAGLSKTGIGYSCPVCGGETTSTPGPLTITVTVIGAVEPERMVTRSGAQAGDAVYVTGFLGDAMGGLLAFQHGEEGCDSLKKKFVIPEARVALSRSLTGTYRIGAMIDLSDGLASDLGHICEESRTGAVVDACCIPLSDDFLRLMEKHGRNPLDFALTAGEDFELLFTLRDPSLPAAGNVLGCPVTRIGYITGPSEGMSVRMRDGSVKTITVKGYEHFKS